The Agrobacterium vitis region TCGACGCTGTCGGTCGTGCCCTGGGAGACCGATCCGACCGCGCAGGTGATCTGCGACATCGTCGGCACCGAAGGCGAGGATGTCAGCTATACGCCGCGCAACGTGCTGAAAAACGTCCTTAGCCTCTACGAGAAAAAGGGCTGGAAGGCGGTCGTCGCCCCGGAAATCGAATTCTACCTTGTCGCCAAGAATGAGGACCCGGATTACCCGCTGCATCCGCCGAAAGGCCGGTCGGGCCGGTCGATCATCGGCGGCCAGGGCTATTCCATCGCCGGGATCAACGAATTCGACGAGTTGATCGACGATATCTATCACTTCTCGGCCAAGCAGGGCCTGGAAATCGACACGCTGATTCATGAAGAAGGCCCGGCCCAGCTGGAAATCAACCTGCGGCACGGCGATCCGATCGAGTTGGCCGACCAGGTGTTCCTGTTCAAGCGCACCATTCGTGAAGCAGCGCTGAAACACGGGATTTTTGCGACCTTCATGGCCAAGCCGATGCAGGGCCAGCCGGGCTCGGCCATGCATATCCACCAGTCGGTGGTGGATATCGAAACTGGCCGCAATATCTTTTCCAAGGCCGATGGTTCGCCGTCGTCTGAATTTTTCCACTTCATCGGCGGCATGCAGAAATATGTGCCGAATTCGCTGGTCATGATGGCGCCCTATGTCAATTCCTATCGCCGCCTGACACCCGATATGGCCTGCCCGGTCAACAATGCCTGGGGCTATGACAATCGCACCACCGCTTTCCGGGTGCCGATTTCCGATGCGGCGGCGCGACGGGTGGAAAACCGGCTGCCGAGTTCGGACTCCAACCCTTATCTGGCACTGGCCGCCTCGCTCGGCTGCGGCTATCTCGGCATCTGCAAGGCCATCGAGCCGACCGCGCCGACGGCAGATACCGCCAACGAGGGCTCCATCGAGCTGCCACGCGGCCTGCTGGAAGCCGTCGCCCTGTTGGAAAGCGAGCCGGATTTCGAAACCGTGTTCGGCCGCGCCTTCATCGATATCTATGCGGGCGTCAAGCGCGGCGAATTCGAGACCTTCATGCAGGTGATCAGCCCCTGGGAGCGTGAATTCCTGCTGCTGAACGTCTGATCCATATAGCTGTCACGGCGCCCGCTGTCCCAGGCGGGTCGCCTTGCAGCATTCAAAAAGGAGCTTCGCATGTGGCAAAGCCCGATTGCACCCGGCCTTTCCTGGTATCAAGCCACCGTGGGCGAACGCCCTGAATACGAACCGCTGGATGGTTCGACCACGACAGATGTCGCCATTGTCGGCGGCGGCTATACCGGCTTGCAGGCGGCTTATACGCTGGCACGCGCCGGTGTCGGTGTGGTGCTGATAGAAGGCGGGCGGTTCGGTGATGGCGGCTCGGGGCGCAATGGCGGTCAGTTCGGCACCGGCCAGCGCGCCTGGCCGGAGGAGCTTGAAGCCGAATTTGGTTTTGAGCGCGCCAAGGCGCTGTTCGATATGGCCGAACACGCCAAACGCTATATTCTGGATTTTGCCCGCGAACACCAGATCGACATGGAATTCATGCCCGGCCAGCTAAACGTCGAGCACAAGCGCGGCAAGGACAAGGAGTATCGCAAAAGTGTCGAGATTGCCGCCACACGGTTCGATTATCCGCATATGCATTTCATGGACCGTGAGGAAAC contains the following coding sequences:
- a CDS encoding glutamine synthetase family protein; the protein is MLRPKGAASKKAGIPPDISPTRGVKTWKEAASWLRSRGIEDIECITPDLAGVPRGKMMPSSKFTSNTSLALPSALYRHTISGEYPDETGNFRYDSRDSDIKLLPDLSTLSVVPWETDPTAQVICDIVGTEGEDVSYTPRNVLKNVLSLYEKKGWKAVVAPEIEFYLVAKNEDPDYPLHPPKGRSGRSIIGGQGYSIAGINEFDELIDDIYHFSAKQGLEIDTLIHEEGPAQLEINLRHGDPIELADQVFLFKRTIREAALKHGIFATFMAKPMQGQPGSAMHIHQSVVDIETGRNIFSKADGSPSSEFFHFIGGMQKYVPNSLVMMAPYVNSYRRLTPDMACPVNNAWGYDNRTTAFRVPISDAAARRVENRLPSSDSNPYLALAASLGCGYLGICKAIEPTAPTADTANEGSIELPRGLLEAVALLESEPDFETVFGRAFIDIYAGVKRGEFETFMQVISPWEREFLLLNV